In Solanum stenotomum isolate F172 chromosome 6, ASM1918654v1, whole genome shotgun sequence, one DNA window encodes the following:
- the LOC125866939 gene encoding LEAF RUST 10 DISEASE-RESISTANCE LOCUS RECEPTOR-LIKE PROTEIN KINASE-like 1.1: protein MASTFLFFCCLMIFSLHQVLGNSKSNCTDEFECGDLGAMKFPFTNSSNPECGLCRFDCHTKPYPKIVIGGQKYDAIVKKGDFFLISDPKLQEYLDSRSCKSFYRNFSFPNSPLISFQIVPNLTLYRCKHSHDNTIQKTNDSFFKDFDRYTECGSFNVYYHHPNKTILGNTSAKISGKLPKHCSLVQLPIPLPTPSKPYASDLFELLTSSALLNWELSKDCHLCHDKGGKCQIIDEHEFHCSMKGQNGQSNSRMIIMASVLGGVGLILLSSIVAFSIWCRKRGKNDSTQFHGDLEVESKYFGFQVPVFTYAELKEATNNFDPLNELGDGGFGTVYYGKLYDGREVAVKCLYEHNCKRMQQFTTEIEILTRLRHQNLVSLYGCTSRRSRELLLVYEYIPHGTVADHLQGERAAEGSLTWPIRMNIAVETASALAYLHASDVIHRDVKTNNILLDNNFRVKVADFGLSRLFPNNVSHISTAPQGTLGYVDPEYHECYQLTDKSDVYSFGVVLIELVSSMPAVDLKRHKNEINLANLAINRIQRCAFDELIDPSLGLNSDTLAKKMTISVAELAFRCLQLDKDIRPTMDEVLDILRKIQGGEFHQNEKTFDTSASFNLSKSKSVNIPPFSPESDQVALLKKVKFLSSSDTNSEVWISGSTTTSTSE from the exons ATGGCTTCTACTTTCTTGTTTTTCTGTTGTTTAATGATCTTTAGCCTACATCAAGTACTAGGTAATTCCAAATCCAACTGCACTGATGAATTCGAGTGTGGAGACCTTGGAGCTATGAAGTTTCCTTTCACAAATTCCAGCAACCCTGAGTGTGGATTATGCAGGTTTGATTGTCATACTAAACCATATCCTAAGATTGTAATTGGTGGACAAAAATATGATGCTATAGTGAAGAAGGGTgattttttccttatttcagATCCTAAACTTCAAGAGTACTTAGATAGCAGAAGTTGCAAGTCTTTTTACAGAAACTTCTCATTTCCAAATTCCCCTTTGATCTCTTTCCAAATTGTTCCTAACTTAACCTTGTACAGATGCAAACATAGTCATGACAACACCATCCAGAAGACTAATGATTCCTTTTTCAAAGATTTTGATAGATATACTGAGTGTGGAAGTTTTAATGTTTACTATCACCATCCCAATAAAACAATATTGGGAAATACTAGTGCTAAGATTAGTGGCAAACTTCCAAAGCACTGTTCACTTGTACAATTGCCAATTCCATTGCCTACACCATCAAAACCATATGCAAGTGACTTGTTTGAACTGTTGACTTCTAGTGCACTTCTAAACTGGGAGTTATCCAAAGATTGTCATCTGTGTCATGACAAAGGAGGGAAATGCCAGATAATCGATGAACACGAGTTTCATTGTTCCATGAAAG GACAAAATGGACAAAGTAATTCGAGAATGATAATTATGGCCTCAG TTTTAGGTGGAGTTGGTTTGATCCTGCTATCTTCCATTGTCGCCTTTTCTATCTGGTGTCGCAAGAGAGGGAAGAATGATTCGACACAATTTCATGGGGATCTTGAGGTAGAGAGCAAATATTTTGGATTTCAGGTTCCAGTTTTCACCTATGCTGAACTTAAGGAAGCCACCAACAATTTTGATCCCTTGAATGAACTAGGAGATGGAGGTTTCGGAACTGTATATTATG GAAAACTATATGATGGAAGAGAAGTTGCAGTAAAATGCCTCTATGAGCACAACTGCAAGAGAATGCAGCAGTTCACAACCGAAATCGAGATTCTTACTCGTTTGAGGCACCAAAATCTTGTGTCCCTTTATGGCTGCACATCAAGACGCAGCCGTGAACTTCTCCTTGTTTATGAATACATTCCACATGGAACAGTTGCTGATCATCTCCAAGGTGAAAGAGCAGCAGAGGGATCTCTCACATGGCCCATCCGTATGAACATTGCAGTTGAAACAGCCAGTGCATTGGCTTACCTCCATGCTTCTGATGTGATACATCGCGATGTCAAGACTAACAACATCCTTCTCGACAACAACTTTCGTGTCAAAGTAGCAGATTTTGGACTCTCGAGACTTTTCCCCAACAACGTTTCTCACATATCAACAGCTCCTCAAGGAACGCTTGGGTACGTTGATCCTGAGTATCACGAATGTTATCAGCTTACTGACAAAAGTGACGTTTACAGTTTTGGGGTTGTCCTTATCGAGCTTGTATCATCAATGCCAGCTGTTGACTTAAAAAGGCACAAGAACGAGATCAATTTGGCTAACTTGGCGATAAACAGGATACAAAGATGTGCATTTGATGAACTGATTGATCCATCACTCGGGCTAAACTCAGATACGCTTGCTAAGAAAATGACTATCTCTGTCGCGGAGCTAGCTTTTCGATGCTTGCAACTTGATAAGGATATCAGGCCAACAATGGATGAAGTATTGGACATTTTAAGAAAGATTCAAGGTGGAGAGTTTCATCAAAATGAGAAGACATTTGACACTAGTGCTAGTTTTAATTTATCAAAGTCTAAGAGTGTTAATATCCCTCCATTTTCCCCTGAATCTGATCAAGTTGCACTGTTAAAGAAAGTTAAGTTCCTAAGTTCATCAGATACTAATAGTGAGGTATGGATTAGTGGCTCTACCACAACAAGCACTAGTGAGTGA
- the LOC125869395 gene encoding LEAF RUST 10 DISEASE-RESISTANCE LOCUS RECEPTOR-LIKE PROTEIN KINASE-like 1.1, with product MFLSGCDARTFPKIRLLPEGDSYYAVVNMFNYTVWVEDPKLHAKLRQHNCQAFNEKFSLPDSPSISFEILPVHILNFIKCNSTSSSTPNITHKMKDHFADYRMYSGCKDFSIYYKLPGGDGEHVRAGNLPANCSLIGLPIRSRSDNGSVFNMLSAAFIVEWKISEDCYQCHYGGGQCQTDITNKFHCTYPNNPHDQDAKMAKRKFGLTLGAVFGGLGLVMICLAVYFIWCCKRRKFNPPHFLSTRKLSYIFKNDVEGGSIYFGIPVFSYSELEEATNDFNSSRILGDGGFGTVYYGKLKDGREVAVKRLYEHNCKRMQQFVNEIEILTRLRHNNLVTLYGCTSRRSRELLLVYEYIPNGTLADHLHGDRVNDGSLTWLVRMNIAIETAGALAYLHASDVIHCDVKTNNILLDHNFNIKVADFGISRLFPNDVTHISTAPRGTPGYIDPKYHECYQLTSKSDVYSFGVVLVELISSMPAVDMTRHSQEINLANFAINKIVKCAFNELVDPSLGFDSDTKILEMTTSVAELAFLCLQTDRDTRPTMVEVLDTLKEIQISEFDNEKRADSNLNGNEAKIVTAPPFAESEDKFMLKQVKSLPSSNSVTDKWVTCSDITTTK from the exons ATGTTCTTATCTGGTTGTGATGCTAGAACATTTCCGAAAATCCGATTGCTTCCTGAAGGAGATTCGTACTATGCTGTAGTAAATATGTTTAATTATACAGTTTGGGTTGAGGACCCCAAGCTTCATGCCAAGTTGAGGCAACACAACTGCCAAGCTTTTAACGAAAAGTTCTCCTTACCAGACTCTCCTTCTATTTCTTTCGAAATTCTCCCAGTGCATATTCTCAACTTCATCAAATGCAACAGCACTAGTAGTAGCACCCCAAACATTACCCATAAGATGAAAGATCATTTTGCTGATTATAGAATGTACAGTGGCTGTAAAGACTTTAGCATATACTACAAGCTTCCTGGAGGTGATGGTGAACACGTTCGAGCAGGCAATCTTCCTGCAAACTGTTCACTTATCGGATTGCCGATCCGCTCGAGATCAGATAATGGTAGTGTGTTCAATATGTTAAGCGCCGCTTTTATTGTAGAATGGAAGATCTCTGAGGACTGTTACCAATGTCACTATGGGGGAGGTCAATGCCAGACTGATATAACCAACAAATTTCATTGTACATATCCAAATAATCCACATGATCAAG ATGCAAAAATGGCTAAAAGAAAGTTCGGACTGACTCTGGGAGCAG tttttGGTGGATTAGGATTGGTGATGATTTGTTTAGCTGTCTACTTTATCTGGTGTTGCAAGAGGAGGAAATTTAATCCGCCCCACTTCCTCTCAACAAGGAAATTgtcatatatatttaaaaatgatgTTGAGGGAGGCAGTATATACTTTGGCATCCCAGTCTTCTCTTATTCAGAACTTGAAGAAGCCACAAATGATTTCAATTCCTCTCGAATCCTTGGAGATGGAGGTTTCGGAACTGTTTACTATG GGAAACTTAAGGATGGACGAGAGGTTGCTGTGAAGCGCCTTTACGAGCACAACTGCAAACGAATGCAGCAGTTTGTAAATGAAATTGAGATCCTTACTAGGCTAAGACACAACAATCTGGTCACTCTCTATGGCTGCACTTCAAGGCGTAGCCGTGAACTACTCCTTGTCTATGAATACATTCCAAATGGAACTCTTGCGGATCATCTCCATGGTGACAGAGTGAATGACGGATCACTCACCTGGCTAGTCCGCATGAACATTGCCATAGAAACTGCTGGTGCATTGGCTTACCTGCATGCGTCTGACGTAATACACTGTGATGTGAAGACTAATAACATACTCCTTGATCACAACTTTAACATTAAAGTTGCAGATTTTGGGATATCACGGCTTTTCCCAAATGATGTCACTCATATTTCAACTGCACCCCGGGGGACCCCTGGCTATATCGATCCAAAGTATCATGAATGTTACCAGCTGACTAGTAAAAGTGATGTTTATAGCTTCGGGGTGGTCCTTGTCGAGCTCATTTCATCAATGCCAGCTGTGGATATGACTAGGCATAGCCAAGAGATTAATTTGGCTAACTTTGCAATAAACAAGATTGTAAAATGTGCATTTAATGAGTTGGTTGATCCATCCCTGGGGTTCGACTCAGATACCAAGATTTTGGAGATGACTACTTCAGTGGCAGAGTTGGCTTTTCTATGCTTACAGACAGATAGGGACACGAGGCCTACTATGGTTGAAGTTTTGGATACTTTAAAGGAGATTCAGATTAGTGAATTTGACAATGAGAAGAGAGCTGACTCTAATCTCAATGGAAATGAAGCTAAAATTGTTACAGCACCCCCTTTCGCTGAATCAGAAGATAAGTTTATGCTGAAACAAGTTAAATCACTACCTTCTTCAAATTCTGTTACTGATAAATGGGTTACTTGCTCTGATATAACTACTACAAAGTAG